Within Amycolatopsis sp. cg5, the genomic segment CGAGCGCCATCGCCGCCATGACGACGAAAAGGATCTTCGTCTTCGTCACGTCGGCGCCGGCGTTCTTCCCCGTCTTCGCGAAGTCACGGGACTGATTGGCCAGCTCGCGCATACCTGTGACAAGGTCGTCCTTGAGCCAGGAGACGGTGTGGGACGCGACCGCGCCGTCCATCGCCGTGTCCAGCCTGCCGGCCGCCGCCTCCATTTCGTCCGCGAACGCGTCTGCCTTGTCCGCGAACGCTCCCCATGCGGCGCCGATGGCACTGACGCCGGGACCGCTCGTCTCCGGCCATTCCATGCCGAGCACGACCTTGAAGAACTTCTGCAGTTTGGGAGGCAGATGGGTGACCTCATCCGATCCACTCATCCGCTTGTCTCCCTTTCACTTGCCAGAAAACGCTACGACGCGTTATTCCTGGTCGTATTCCTCGCCCACAACGGCGTCCAGCCTCGCTGCGGATTCTTGATCCAGCCCCTGGAACTCCGAAGATGCCTGTTCGAGGTTACTGGCGGTGCCGCCAGTGTTTTCGATTGAGTTACCGATAGCCGTACGCGCCTCCGTGGCCGGTTTCACGTACTTCTGCTCGAACGTCTTTCCGACGTCATCGTGTCCCCAGCAACCGTCATGTTCCAGCAGCACGGATTCGAGAACTTCGAAAGCGCTCGAAAGATCGTCGTTCGCTGCCTTGATCCTGCCGGTGGCCTGCGCGACCTCCGCGGGATCCAGATAGAAGTTCTCGGTCATGATTATTTCTCCGATTCGCGACAGGGCCGGGAAGCGGCCGGACCGAGGTGTTCGACCCGCTGCGTCAGCGGGGGGATCAGCGCGTCGAGCGTGTTCTGGGGGTCGCCATCACCGTAGGCTGACGTTCCCAAGTCGAACCCGGCGCTTTCAGGGGACATCACCTCGATCAGCTTCTCCATGGTGCGCAGACGCCCCAGCTGCAGCGTGTCGAGAATGACTCTCGCGAGCTGCTTCGGCACCAGCGTCCGATATTTCGACTCGTCGAAAACGAGGTCGATCAGTTCTCCTCGCCCATCGAATGTCATCTCAAGCGCCTGATTCTTCGCACGGACCGTCGTCCGCCCATCACTCCACATCTCGCCCAGCTTTACGCGTTCGCTCTCGAGTTTGGCGATGGCGTCCTCGACACCTCCGTCGCGATCGAATATTTCAGAGAAGTCGGTCATGTTCACTTCCTCCAATCGTCAAGCCGGTCCATCGCGCTAGGACCTTCCGGAATATCCGTCAGGTCAATTTCGTCCGCTATGTCGGTGAGCGGCGCCTCAGGGGCTTTCTCCCGCCTGCCCAGTACCGAGGTCCACCCCGGGGAGTCCCAGATCTCCTTGTCGGAATTGAGCAACGCCTCCGGGTGCCGCTCGCTGTCCTCACGCTGCTGCCCGCCCATACCACCGAATCCCATCGGGGAGAGCGGCATACCTCCGGGCGCCGCGCCACCACCCGTCGCGCCAGCTGCCGCCGCTGCCGGACCCGGCGTCGCGGGCAACGTGGTCCGAGCGGTGTCGAACTCGCCCAGCTTCGTCACCGGCGGGGTGACCGGCGGTGCTCCCTGCCCCGCCGCGTTTCCGGCGGAAACGCCGCCGGTCGGTGTCCCCGCGACAAGCTGACGAGCACTTTCCTGCGCTGCCGCCAACGCCTGACCGCCAGAGCTCTGTGACGGACCGGGCGTCGACGATCCCTGCGTGGCCTGCACGCTCGTGGCGGCCTCCGGCGGGGACCCGGCGCTCGCCGTCGCCGGAGCCGTGGCCGGAGCCGTCGCCGGCTGGGCGGAAGTTGTCACCGGAGCAGGCGTAGTGGTCTTCGCCCCGTCGGACACGAGCGCGCGTGGAGCGTCCGCGACGGCCTGGCCGCCCGCCGACGACACGGAAGCACCCGTTTCCGCAGGAACCTGCCCGCGTGCGGTCTTCTTGCGGTCACCGTCCGCGTGATCGGCCTTGGCACGGCCGACCACAGCGGGCATACCGACCGGGATGACCACGGCAGCCTCCGGGACGTCCGCTCCTGCCGCGACCGCAGTGGCACGGCCAAGCACCGCGGGCGCCGAATGAGCCTGATAACCCGCGGCGAAGACACCATCACTCGACACACCGCCGTCAGCCGGGTTCACTGAGCAATCACCGGCGAAGTCCCCACGCGCGCCGAGAGCCCATGCACTGGTCACGCCAGGCCCGCCCGGCACGAACGGGACACCACCCGCACCGGCACCGCCGCCACCCCAGCCAGCACCGGTCACGCCTGCCTGGTCAGGCTGGACCGGCACCACCCCGTCGGCGGAGGTGGAGCCGGTGCCCGGCGTGAAGGCGGCGGGAACGGACTGACCGGAGTCCGGAAACGGCACGAGTGCGTTGCCCACGTCGTGGTAGACCTGACCGAGATCACGCACGATCTGCGCGGCCGCCTGCGGGTCGGTGGCCTCACCCTGCGCCTGCAGGTTCTTGAACCTCAGCTGTGCCAACGCGAGCGCGTCACCGGCCTGCCGCAGCATGGCAGGATAGCCGGGACTGGCCAGCGCTTCGATCACCTCCTCCACCGAGGCGTCGATCCGGCGCGCGGCCTGGTCGTAGGCGTCGGCGATCTCGCCGCTCCACAATTCCCACATGTGCTTCGACTCGCGCTGGAACTCGTGCCTGGCCTCCTCCCAGCGCGCCTGCGCCTGCTCGAAGGCCACCGCACGCTGGTAGAAGGCATCCGGGCTGACCTCGTTCACCAGCTGGGCAAGCTGTTCCGGTGGCAAGGCGGCCAGTGCCGCGTCGTCCAGCGGGGGTGCGGGCTCGACCGTCATGGGTCAGTCCCTGCCGAGCACGGGTGAGTCCGGGCGGTCGTTGTCGGGATCATCCCAGGCGCCCTTGTCCGCCTGCAGCCAGATCTGCGGCTCGCGTTCCTTGCCTTCCTGGCCCGCGCCGGCGCCCCCGCCGCCCATGCCACCTGCACCCATCGGCATGCCACCCGGTCCCATTCCGGCGGTGGGATCGACGCTGGCACCCGCCGACGAGGCCGTCACCGGGATACCGGCGGGCGCGCCACGCTGACCGGGCTGGGTATCGAACTGACCTGCCACCGCCGGTTCGGCCACAGCGGGTACGCCGGCGCCGCCGACACCTCCGCCTCCGCCGACACCACCGAGGTCGGGCATGCCACCGCCACCCGCGCCACCACCGAGGTCGGGGACTCCACCGCCACCCGCGCCACCACCGAGATCGGGCGCACCACCGCCGGCGCCGCCCAGGCTGTCGACCGGGACCCGGTCAGCGGCGAGGAAGTCCTCCAGCTCCCGTGGCCCGCCGGCGGAATCGATGGCTTTGTCCACCGCGGCCTTGGCCTCGGCCAAGGCCGCCTTCTCTTCCGGCGTGCCGTCGCTGGCGAGGCTGTCGATCGCCTTGTCCGCCGCGCTCTTCGCGTCTTCGAGTGCCTGCACGCGCACCGGGTCCTCTGGCTTGGTCGCGTCGCCGATGGCCTTGTCCGCAGCTTCCTTCGCGTCCTGAAGCGCCTGCTTCGCCTGCGGGTCGTCCGTCTTGCCCGTCAGGTCGTCGATGGCCGCGCCTGCTGCGTCCTTCGCCTTCTGGATCGCCTCTGGGTCGCCATTCGCCGCACCGATGTCGTCGATCGCCTTCTGGGCGGCCTTCTTCGCCTCTTCGAGCGCTTCCTTGCGTTCGGGAGAGTCGTCCGGCTTCGAGAGGTCGTCGATCGACTTCCCCGCGGCTTCCTTCGCCTTGTCGAGCGCCACGTCGCCAGCGCCCTCACCGCCGCCAGGGCCGCCTGATTCCGTGCTGGGCAAGCCATCCGGATTCGTCAGGTCATCGATCGCGTCACCGGCGGCCTTCTTCGCGTCCGCCAGGGCCTGCTTGCGCCGCTCGTCCTCCGGTGACGTACCACCACCACTTCCGGCCCCACCACCGGTCGTCGGGATCCCCGGTGTTCCGCCGCCTGCCGCACCGGCCGGATCGGTGAGCCCGTCGATCGCGTCA encodes:
- a CDS encoding WXG100 family type VII secretion target is translated as MTENFYLDPAEVAQATGRIKAANDDLSSAFEVLESVLLEHDGCWGHDDVGKTFEQKYVKPATEARTAIGNSIENTGGTASNLEQASSEFQGLDQESAARLDAVVGEEYDQE
- a CDS encoding YbaB/EbfC family DNA-binding protein → MTDFSEIFDRDGGVEDAIAKLESERVKLGEMWSDGRTTVRAKNQALEMTFDGRGELIDLVFDESKYRTLVPKQLARVILDTLQLGRLRTMEKLIEVMSPESAGFDLGTSAYGDGDPQNTLDALIPPLTQRVEHLGPAASRPCRESEK